Proteins found in one Sardina pilchardus chromosome 3, fSarPil1.1, whole genome shotgun sequence genomic segment:
- the LOC134076260 gene encoding uncharacterized protein LOC134076260 codes for MGIPRTDCVSEEERGQMSWAEQVDLAYPLEECWSERCLSEPHLGMEDHRRPEVRSGEEKLNLDSWYLAYGDPFALMKVRALEQERRSLQQLLQHQREELRALEGSHTTELRALERERGEERAEWERQRAEREEALLSVMMSISRQKLMEELRCQPATLVDAPSSSASKGELKALAKAEKKVRKVERRRKKEKTIKPKRWWHCCICTSAVDN; via the exons ATGGGGATCCCGAGGACGGACTGCGTCAGTGAGGAGGAGCGAGGACAGATGAGCTGGGCCGAGCAAGTTGACCTCGCGTACCCCCTGGAGGAGT GCTGGAGTGAGAGGTGCCTGTCGGAGCCACATCTCGGCATGGAGGACCACCGCAGGCCTGAGGTGAGGTCAGGGGAGGAGAAGCTGAACCTGGACAGCTGGTACCTGGCCTATGGGGACCCCTTCGCCCTGA TGAAGGTGCGAGCTCTGGAGCAGGAGCGCAGGAGCTTgcagcagctcctgcagcaCCAGAGGGAAGAGCTGAGGGCTCTGGAGGGCTCTCACACCACGGAGCTGAGGGCTCTGGAGAGGGAgcgcggagaggagagagctgagtgggagagacagagggcggagagagaggaggccctGCTGTCTGTGATGATGTCCATCAGCAGACAGAAGCTCATGGAGGAGCTCAGGTGCCAGCCAGCTACACTGGTG GATGCCCCCAGCAGCAGTGCCTCTAAAGGCGAACTAAAAGCTCTCGCCAAGGCAGAGAAGAAGGTCAGGAAGGTGGAGAGGCgcaggaagaaggagaagaccATCAAGCCCAAGCGATGGTGGCACTGCTGCATTTGTACTTCAGCAGTTGACAACTGA